A stretch of the Pan troglodytes isolate AG18354 chromosome 20, NHGRI_mPanTro3-v2.0_pri, whole genome shotgun sequence genome encodes the following:
- the OR2Z1 gene encoding olfactory receptor 2Z1, with protein MGDVNQSVASDFILVGLFSHSGSRQLLFSLVAVMFVIGLLGNTVLLFLIRVDSRLHTPMYFLLSQLSLFDIGCPMVTIPKMASDFLRGEGATSYGGCAAQIFFLTLMGVAEGVLLVLMSYDRYVAVCQPLQYPVLMRRQVCLLMVGSSWVVGVLNASIQTSITLHFPYCASRIVDHFFCEVPALLKLSCADTSAYEMALSTSGVLILMLPLSLIATSYGHVLQAVLSMRSEEARHKAVTTCSSHITVVGLFYGAAVFMYMVPCAYHSPQQDNVVSLFYSLVTPTLNPLIYSLRNPEVWMALVKVLSRAGLRQMC; from the coding sequence ATGGGGGATGTGAATCAGTCGGTGGCCTCAGACTTCATTCTGGTGGGCCTCTTCAGTCACTCAGGATCACGCCAGCTCCTCTTCTCCCTGGTGGCTGTCATGTTTGTCATAGGCCTTCTGGGCAACACCGTTCTTCTCTTCTTGATCCGTGTGGACTCCCGGCTCCACACGCCCATGTACTTCCTGCTCAGCCAGCTCTCCCTGTTTGACATTGGCTGTCCCATGGTCACCATCCCCAAGATGGCATCAGACTTTCTGCGGGGAGAAGGTGCCACCTCCTATGGAGGTTGTGCAGCTCAAATATTCTTCCTCACACTGATGGGTGTGGCTGAGGGCGTCCTGTTGGTCCTCATGTCTTATGACCGTTATGTTGCTGTGTGCCAGCCCCTGCAGTATCCTGTACTTATGAGACGCCAGGTGTGTCTGCTGATGGTGGGCTCCTCCTGGGTGGTAGGTGTGCTCAACGCCTCCATCCAGACCTCCATCACCCTGCATTTTCCCTACTGTGCCTCCCGTATTGTGGATCACTTCTTCTGTGAGGTGCCAGCCCTACTGAAGCTCTCCTGTGCAGACACCTCTGCCTACGAGATGGCGCTGTCCACCTCAGGGGTACTGATCCTAATGCTCCCTCTTTCCCTCATCGCCACCTCCTACGGCCACGTGTTGCAGGCTGTTCTAAGCATGCGCTCAGAGGAGGCCAGACACAAGGCTGTCACCACCTGCTCCTCGCACATCACGGTAGTGGGGCTCTTTTATGGTGCCGCCGTGTTCATGTACATGGTGCCTTGCGCCTACCACAGTCCACAGCAGGATAACGTGGTTTCCCTCTTCTATAGCCTTGTCACCCCTACACTCAACCCCCTTATCTACAGTCTGAGGAACCCGGAGGTGTGGATGGCTTTGGTCAAAGTGCTTAGCAGAGCTGGACTCAGGCAAATGTGCTGA